The following are encoded together in the Lysobacter silvisoli genome:
- a CDS encoding TonB-dependent receptor, with amino-acid sequence MLLRKHKLVTAIAALCGGAALTLALPALAQTAEAPRAEAKDLDAITVTAQSREQELQDVPIALQVVSDQLIDDVAAKDLGDLDSFVPGLVVNSQQPTQPSFELRGISTDDFGIGTDPAVGIYVDGVYAGRGGGVLLPFTDVERIEILKGPQGTLFGRNTAAGAVSIITRKPGNDTEAAARLRLGNEGRVYADAMVNLPTGEDAALRINALFNHSDGWIQDANNGRDLNPENNWATRAAFRLGLGERTTATLSWDHENLDQLGQATTGIVPLPPRPGLPTLPVDELGYLDPRKVPTASDAEGNEESRRFDGVTLIVDHAFDWGSLTATTSWRDYDSVNRVEEDGTDRNYLYVDSTNTESNESVYQEFKFAGSTDRIDWVAGASYFKEEADQTSEVNALTDSVDTIVRNLGMAPTPTGYLFGYVDQQLAAFGIPIRLRGHRWNEKFVNTLETQSYAVFGDVIWHATDKLNLTFGLRYTRDEKDFTWLNNPRSAPTLDAALDQLEAMGFFALAGIPRDTFVFDVAFIDPPAMLNKGVTNRAKRSWSDVSPRFVADYHFNDNTMGYASLAKGYKAGGFNSLQIGSRFDNEDVWNLEFGLKQSFPEHRLQYNLSAYYYVYDNRQAVVLDMSTTIPRFVVDTSDMEAYGVDFDARWQVTDGLGLDFNAAFIDATYKNYQSTNGVDLSGKPTGVPHWFLAGGMNYQWNLQEHGDLRFSLRHAYRSKQRCNAESQAQSTCGPSPALQLGESRNRTDLRLAWTAPNGHWGLALFGNNVFDNQYINSLGTYGKTVLGTVGARVTDPRTYGVEFNAKF; translated from the coding sequence ATGCTCTTGCGTAAACACAAGCTGGTCACCGCCATCGCCGCGCTCTGCGGCGGCGCCGCGCTCACGCTGGCCCTGCCGGCTCTGGCGCAGACCGCCGAGGCGCCGCGCGCCGAGGCCAAGGACCTGGATGCCATCACCGTCACCGCGCAGAGCCGCGAGCAGGAGCTGCAGGACGTGCCCATCGCCTTGCAGGTGGTGAGCGACCAGCTCATCGACGACGTCGCCGCCAAGGACCTGGGCGACCTCGACAGCTTCGTGCCGGGCCTGGTGGTCAACAGCCAGCAGCCGACCCAGCCCAGCTTCGAGTTGCGCGGCATCAGCACCGACGACTTCGGCATCGGCACCGACCCGGCCGTGGGCATCTACGTCGACGGCGTCTACGCCGGCCGCGGCGGCGGCGTGCTGCTGCCCTTCACCGACGTGGAGCGTATCGAAATCCTCAAGGGCCCGCAGGGCACGCTGTTCGGCCGCAACACCGCCGCCGGCGCGGTGTCGATCATCACCCGCAAGCCCGGCAACGACACCGAGGCCGCCGCGCGCCTGCGCCTGGGCAACGAGGGCCGCGTCTACGCCGATGCCATGGTCAACCTGCCCACCGGCGAGGACGCCGCGCTGCGCATCAACGCGCTGTTCAACCACAGCGACGGCTGGATCCAGGACGCCAACAACGGCCGCGACCTCAACCCGGAGAACAACTGGGCCACGCGCGCCGCGTTCCGGCTCGGTCTGGGCGAGCGCACCACCGCCACCCTGAGCTGGGACCACGAGAACCTGGACCAGCTCGGCCAGGCCACCACCGGCATCGTGCCGCTGCCGCCGCGCCCGGGCCTGCCGACCCTGCCGGTGGACGAGTTGGGCTACCTGGACCCGCGCAAGGTGCCCACCGCCTCCGACGCCGAAGGCAACGAGGAATCGCGCCGCTTCGACGGCGTGACCCTGATCGTCGATCACGCCTTCGACTGGGGCTCGCTGACCGCGACCACTTCCTGGCGCGACTACGACTCGGTCAACCGGGTCGAAGAGGACGGCACCGACCGCAACTACCTCTACGTCGACTCGACCAACACCGAGAGCAACGAGAGCGTCTACCAGGAATTCAAGTTCGCCGGCAGCACCGACCGCATCGACTGGGTCGCCGGCGCCAGCTACTTCAAGGAAGAGGCCGATCAGACCAGCGAGGTCAACGCGCTGACCGATTCGGTGGACACCATCGTGCGCAACCTGGGCATGGCGCCCACGCCCACCGGCTATCTGTTCGGCTACGTCGACCAGCAGCTGGCGGCGTTCGGCATCCCGATCCGCCTGCGCGGCCACCGCTGGAACGAGAAGTTCGTCAACACCCTGGAAACCCAGTCCTACGCGGTGTTCGGCGACGTGATCTGGCACGCCACCGACAAGCTCAACCTGACCTTCGGCCTGCGCTACACCCGCGACGAGAAGGACTTCACCTGGCTCAACAACCCGCGCTCGGCGCCGACCCTGGACGCGGCGCTGGATCAGCTCGAGGCGATGGGCTTCTTCGCCCTGGCCGGCATCCCGCGCGACACCTTCGTCTTCGACGTGGCCTTCATCGATCCGCCGGCCATGCTCAACAAGGGCGTGACCAACCGCGCCAAGCGCTCCTGGAGCGACGTGAGTCCGCGTTTCGTCGCCGACTACCACTTCAACGACAACACCATGGGCTACGCCTCGCTGGCCAAGGGCTACAAGGCCGGCGGTTTCAACTCGCTGCAGATCGGCAGCCGCTTCGACAACGAAGACGTGTGGAACCTGGAGTTCGGCCTCAAGCAGTCCTTCCCCGAGCACCGCCTGCAGTACAACCTGTCGGCCTACTACTACGTCTACGACAACCGCCAGGCGGTGGTGCTGGACATGAGCACCACCATTCCGCGCTTCGTGGTCGATACCTCGGACATGGAAGCCTACGGCGTGGACTTCGACGCGCGCTGGCAGGTCACCGACGGGCTGGGCCTGGACTTCAACGCCGCCTTCATCGACGCCACCTACAAGAACTACCAGTCCACCAACGGCGTGGACCTGAGCGGCAAGCCCACCGGCGTGCCGCACTGGTTCCTGGCCGGCGGCATGAACTACCAGTGGAACCTGCAGGAACACGGCGACCTGCGTTTCTCGCTGCGCCACGCCTACCGCAGCAAGCAGCGCTGCAACGCCGAGTCGCAGGCGCAGAGCACCTGCGGCCCGAGCCCGGCGCTGCAGCTGGGCGAATCGCGCAACCGCACCGACCTGCGTCTGGCCTGGACCGCGCCCAACGGCCACTGGGGCCTGGCGCTGTTCGGCAACAACGTCTTCGACAATCAGTACATCAATTCCTTGGGCACCTACGGCAAGACCGTGCTCGGCACCGTCGGCGCGCGCGTCACCGATCCGCGCACCTACGGCGTGGAGTTCAACGCCAAGTTCTAG
- the recG gene encoding ATP-dependent DNA helicase RecG has protein sequence MPKRHGGASVDLQLQPLSSLPGVGPRVAEKLAARGLTTLQDLWLQLPRQYEDRTSLTPIRALQPGVAAQFEGRVEAVERGFRYRPVLRVAIGDDSRSTLVLRFFHFRAAQVAQFRVGARVRCYGTPKPGQLGLEIVHPSYRVLDDEDAAALGDRLDPVYPAVEGIGPVSLRRLIGLALDRLPDEDALELLPAELRQRLSLPSLREALLTVHRPPQDADVAALIAGVHPAQRRLALEELLAHHLSLRRQRIAQQAHRAPALKGLALAERLRKALPFALTGAQKRVFDEIRADLAKPSPMLRLVQGDVGSGKTVVAAMAAMIAVHAGKQAALMAPTELLAEQHLNNLRAWLEPLGVRVAWLAGKVTGKARASVLQDVASGQAQVVVGTHALMQEGVAFRDLALAIVDEQHRFGVHQRLALRDKGAGGAVGADAIVPHQLVMTATPIPRTLAMAAYADLDVSAIDELPPGRTPVQTVALSDERRPDLVQRIRNACAEGRQAYWVCTLIDDSDEVEAQAAQSTFEDLSRQLAPLRVGLVHGRMKAKDKQATMRAFKDGELDLLVATTVIEVGVDVPNASLMIIENAERLGLAQLHQLRGRVGRGQAASSCVLLYRPPLSTLARQRLETMRQTHDGFVIAEKDLELRGPGELLGTRQTGLAGFRVADLVRDADLLPQVQALGERLLAQAPDTAQRIVARWVGGAARYASA, from the coding sequence ATGCCCAAACGCCACGGCGGCGCCTCCGTCGATCTCCAACTGCAGCCGCTGTCGAGCCTGCCCGGGGTCGGCCCGCGCGTGGCCGAAAAGCTGGCCGCGCGCGGCCTGACCACGCTGCAGGACCTGTGGCTGCAGCTGCCGCGCCAATACGAGGACCGCACCAGCCTGACCCCGATCCGCGCGCTGCAGCCGGGCGTGGCGGCGCAGTTCGAGGGCCGGGTCGAAGCGGTGGAGCGCGGTTTCCGCTACCGGCCGGTGCTGCGCGTGGCCATCGGCGACGACAGCCGCAGCACCCTGGTGCTGCGCTTTTTCCATTTCCGCGCGGCCCAGGTCGCCCAGTTCCGGGTCGGCGCGCGCGTGCGCTGCTACGGCACGCCCAAGCCGGGGCAGCTGGGGCTGGAGATCGTGCACCCCAGCTACCGCGTGCTCGACGACGAGGACGCGGCCGCGCTGGGCGACCGCCTGGACCCGGTGTATCCGGCGGTGGAGGGCATCGGCCCGGTGTCGCTGCGGCGATTGATCGGCCTGGCCCTGGACCGCCTGCCCGACGAGGACGCGCTGGAACTGCTGCCGGCCGAACTGCGCCAGCGCCTGAGCCTGCCTTCCTTGCGCGAGGCGCTGCTGACCGTGCACCGCCCGCCGCAGGACGCCGACGTGGCCGCGCTGATCGCCGGCGTGCATCCGGCCCAGCGCCGGCTGGCGCTGGAGGAGCTGCTGGCCCATCACCTGAGCCTGCGCCGCCAGCGCATCGCCCAGCAGGCCCACCGCGCGCCCGCGCTGAAGGGCCTGGCCCTGGCCGAGCGCCTGCGCAAGGCGCTGCCGTTCGCGCTCACCGGCGCGCAGAAGCGCGTGTTCGACGAGATCCGCGCCGACCTGGCCAAGCCCTCGCCGATGCTGCGCCTGGTGCAGGGCGACGTGGGCAGCGGCAAGACCGTGGTCGCGGCGATGGCGGCGATGATCGCGGTGCACGCCGGCAAGCAGGCCGCGCTGATGGCGCCGACCGAGCTGCTGGCCGAGCAGCACTTGAACAACCTGCGCGCCTGGCTGGAACCGCTGGGCGTGCGCGTGGCCTGGCTGGCCGGCAAGGTCACCGGCAAGGCGCGCGCCAGCGTGCTGCAGGACGTGGCCTCGGGACAGGCCCAGGTCGTGGTCGGCACCCATGCGCTAATGCAGGAGGGCGTGGCCTTCCGCGACCTGGCCCTGGCCATCGTCGACGAGCAGCACCGCTTCGGCGTGCACCAGCGCCTGGCCTTGCGCGACAAGGGCGCCGGCGGCGCGGTCGGCGCCGACGCGATCGTGCCGCACCAGCTGGTGATGACCGCCACGCCGATCCCGCGCACCCTGGCCATGGCCGCCTACGCCGACCTGGACGTGTCGGCGATCGACGAGCTGCCGCCCGGGCGCACGCCGGTGCAGACCGTGGCGCTGAGCGACGAGCGCCGGCCCGACCTGGTCCAGCGCATCCGCAACGCCTGCGCCGAGGGCCGGCAGGCCTATTGGGTCTGCACCCTGATCGACGACTCCGACGAGGTCGAGGCGCAGGCCGCGCAAAGCACCTTCGAGGACCTGTCGCGGCAGCTGGCGCCGCTGCGCGTGGGCCTGGTGCACGGGCGCATGAAGGCCAAGGACAAGCAGGCGACCATGCGCGCGTTCAAGGACGGCGAACTGGACCTGCTGGTCGCCACCACCGTCATCGAAGTCGGCGTGGACGTGCCCAACGCCTCGCTGATGATCATCGAGAACGCCGAGCGCCTGGGCCTGGCCCAACTGCACCAGCTGCGCGGCCGGGTCGGCCGTGGCCAGGCTGCGTCCAGCTGCGTGCTGCTGTACCGCCCGCCCTTGTCGACGCTGGCACGACAGCGGCTGGAGACCATGCGCCAGACCCACGACGGTTTCGTGATCGCCGAGAAGGACCTGGAACTGCGCGGCCCCGGCGAGTTGCTGGGCACGCGCCAGACCGGCCTGGCCGGCTTCCGCGTGGCCGACCTGGTCCGCGACGCCGACCTGCTGCCGCAGGTGCAGGCCCTGGGCGAGCGCCTGCTGGCGCAGGCGCCGGACACGGCGCAGCGGATCGTGGCGCGTTGGGTGGGCGGGGCGGCGAGGTATGCGTCGGCTTGA